DNA from Daphnia pulicaria isolate SC F1-1A chromosome 3, SC_F0-13Bv2, whole genome shotgun sequence:
TTTACGTTTTGGTAGAGGCGCTACTTTCGTTTGGTGAACGGCTTTTCATTTGCTCTTTGGAGCCGTACGTAAGCTACGGCTCCGTATGCCGCTTCCGATGCGTCTCCGAACACGTGTAATTCTGCCTTCACTACATCTTTTCCGAATCCTACCCAGCGTGGTATTTTCAGTTGGTTGAAATTGATGACACCTTGCATCACTGCTCTCCATGACTTTTGGATTTCTTCTGGGGCAACTCCATCCCAATCTACGTCTTTTTCCCAAAGCCGTTGATAAATGATCTTCAGCAGGAGGACTGTTGGGGCTAAAAAACCCAAAGGATCAAAAATTCTAGATGAAatacttaaaatttttctctttgtgaTCCTTTCGCCGATTTCTTCCGCTGCTTGCACGATTGTGGATGGCTCGAATTGGAATGTATCGGATCCAGTATCCCACCGGATCCCGAGCACTTTCTGTTGATTATCCAAAGAGGGAGACAGCAGACCTACTGATTGGTTTTCGAGGCCTTTTTCTTCCAGGTGTTGACGGAGCTCTTCGCTATTTGTTGCGTAGCTCCTCATGTTGAGTTGTGCCTCCTTGAATAGAATATTCGTCTCGTCGACTCTTGATTTGGCTGTTTTGACTTCGTCTGCTCCGCCTAAATAATCGTCGACGTACAAGTTTTCCATTAACTGTTCCACTGTGTCTGGATATCTAGAATAAACAGATTTTAGGTGTTTATTTACAGCTGCTCGAAGCAAAAAGGGACTAGGACTCAGGCCAAACGGAACTCTTAACCATTTGTAAGCAATTAGTGGGGAGCCAACTTTACTTGGTTCCGTAGACCATAAAAACCTGATCGCTTCTGCATCTTCGGGCTGTAGCGCTATGTTCAAAAACGCCTTTTCAATGTCGGCAATCCAGGCGATCTTGGTCATCCGGAATCGCATTGTGACTGAAAGGAGATCGGGGTTCAAATTCGGTCCGATTTCCAGCACTTCATTCAGGCTTGGCCCAAATTTCGATTTAGCTGCTCCATCAAAAACTGGGCGAATTTTCGTCGTGTTTTTGTCTCTTCTGAAAACTGGATGATTTGGAACATACGTGTGGTGACCATCGTTTTCCATATCTGCTTCTTCCACGAACTTCTTGTCGATCAGTTGCTGGATCTCGTAGCTGTAGTCGGCGAGATCCTGTGGAGTCTTCCTTAGTCTTGCCAGCGTACTCTCCAGTCTTCCGGCGGTCACATGGAAATTTCTCTGCAATCTCCATTGATCCGTCGTCCAGGGCAGTGGTGTACAATAACGGCCATCCGGAAGTCGAGTTATCTCGTCTTCAAATCGGTCGAAACGATTATTCGGCTCCACCGCATCCGCCCCATCCAGATTCGCGAAATTctctaattttcaaaaaagagaaacatcaAACTTGATTGCATCCAGCTCGTCTTCTTCCATCCTTTTGGTGTCGGGATCTAACTCTTTCCCATCTGATTCATCTGAGAGTGATGATTTTTCAGTTGGGGTTTGGAGACTGGAATTTCCTGTCTCCGAGGTTGATTTTTTCGACTGGACTGGAAAAGCTTTCGTTGAACTGGCGCAAGTTGTTGTGTATGATGTTACGACCTGAGAAGATGAATAATTGGATTGAGAGATTAAGTGTTGTATTATGTTTTGACCAGTTTTGGATGATGTTTCTTTTGATGGGCCGCCTAGCATTTTTCCAAATGGCGTGTTGTAGGCTCTCAACCCGCAGGGGCTTTGGATGGCTGCTCCGCTGTCTATGATCAAATTTATTTGGTCCATGCCCACCAAAATTCCGGATGGATGTTCTTCTTCCGTCTGAGGTCTGTCGAATCTATCGTCTGCCAACCTCTCGTCTTTCAACCAGAGTTGCTCCGCAAATCTTGACTTGATGTACGGGCCTGTGTTCGCGATGAATTCAGACTCTAAAGCAAGAAGATTGATTATTGGGGCTCCTTGCCAGGTGCCCCGCACTttgaattccaccaaattcttcAATTCCGGCGGACTTTCATTCTCTTGCTGGAACACTCTGACTGAGAGACTCTCGACCTGTTTTTTCTCTAAATTAAGATCTTCGGAGATTGATTTAAGAACCCATGTTCTATGGCTTCCTTTGTCGGCGAACAGGATGGTCTTCTTTTCTCGGCCATCCGGGCCGATCACGAATACTGTCGCCGTTTTTAACACAATATCGCCAAATATACTTGCACATGCTGTAGTGATGGTCGCGGCGTTTCCTGACACCGTGGAGCTGGTTGCCCCGGCTCCGGATGCATCTGAAAATCTTGTGTCTTTTCGTTCACAAAGAGCTGTGTGATGTCGGCCGCCGCATCGATTGCAATTTCTCGGCGAAGTACAGTCTTTGTTCGCGTGACGTGTTCCAAAACAGTTCGTGCACCTTTGAAGCTCTGCTATCACTGCTTTCCTCTCCTTTAAATTCTTTGGGCATTTCGATGGCCAGTGCCCTTGATTACAAAAGATGCAAGGTCTACTTGCTTCTCTGGGACCTGTGTTGGAATGAAGAGAATTATTTTCTgctttttgatttggttttaccGGGTTAGCCGAATTCATTCTGGCTCCCGTTGCCAACTGCGAGGCTGTAGCCGGAGGTGGTGCATGTTTTGGTTGCGGATTGCTTTGGGCTTGTTTCGGTTTTTCTGCTACCTTCAATCTGCCGAATCTCTCCGCCGCCTCTGTTTGATCACGGATGAACTTAAGAACACAGTCGATATCTGTAGAGTCGTTGGTTTCCACTTCTGACCATTTCTCTTGAAGTTTGTACGGGACCAATTTGATTAGTTTGGTCCCAAGGAGGCTCCCGTAGGTAGATTTCCCTTTTCCGAGAGTCTCCAATGCGCTGATGTGGGATTGGATCGTAAGCTGCAGGTTTCGCAGAGCTGCTACGTCCTTCGCGTCTCTTACTGACTGAAGAGaatccaatttttcaaaatgagcGCTGATCAGCACCTCCTTTTTTCCATAAGTTTTTTGCAACTCGTCGATGGCGATTTGGTAGTTGGCATCGGTGAGTTCTAAATTCTCGACAAACAGACGGGCTTCCCCCTTAAggtattcttttaaataatcaaatttttgtaCCGTTGAGAGGCTAGATGAATGCACGGCTGTGTTGAACGACTCCCAAAATGAGGTCCACTCTAGGATATCGCCTTTGAAGTGACGAATCTGTCGTTGTGGGAGTCGCGTTGTTTGTGCGACTCCGGCCGGCGCGTTCACAGTCACAGTGGGGGCGACGGCTGCTGGGATTGCGGCTATTACTTGTTGCAAGTTGTCTGTATTTAGCTTTTGgaactgttgctgttgctgctggagcAAATGTAAAAGCCTCTTGTCtctgtcttcttctttctgcctTTCTATATCCGCTGCTTTTTGcctttcttcatcttccttAATAATCTCCCATTCTTTCTGTTTCGTGTTCAGAATTACTTTGGCTGCTCTGACATCGTCTTCGACATCTTGGATATAGTCACTTTCTGTCTCGAAATCTTCTGGAGGGGTATCCGCTGCATTCAGTTCATCTTTAATTTTAGCTGAAAGCTGCTGAAAATATTCGAACTTATTCTTCAGATCTTGTTTAAGGGCTTCCAGCTCATCTGACTTTTTCATCGTCATTGTGTCTGGCTCGTACGCCTTCAGCTGATTAATCCTTTTTGTGATAAGGCCTTTCGCTGCAGATCGTAATGTTTTTGCTGTTTGTGGAGCCATTTTGAATTAGTGGCTCCGTCTACTGAGTGAGAGAGAACAGGAGATTAATGATTGAATGCAAATTGTTCAATTATACTTTTGAGTCCGAGATGGCGCAACGTCCGCGTCTTTCCGCTTTTGTTGTGGTGGCGTGATCCTTCTTTGTGGAACACTTTGTTTGCCGGTTGCCACTCTTCCTATTTAAGAATAATTAATATGGAGCTAGATTATTACTAGCTCCGACAATATGATTGAATCACAAATTTTCAGTTACGGAGCTAGTTTGTTAACAGGCTCCAACAATACATTAAGTGAGAATGaggaaaggagaaaagaaattttttttttttatccggcAACTGTG
Protein-coding regions in this window:
- the LOC124328668 gene encoding uncharacterized protein LOC124328668 is translated as MAPQTAKTLRSAAKGLITKRINQLKAYEPDTMTMKKSDELEALKQDLKNKFEYFQQLSAKIKDELNAADTPPEDFETESDYIQDVEDDVRAAKVILNTKQKEWEIIKEDEERQKAADIERQKEEDRDKRLLHLLQQQQQQFQKLNTDNLQQVIAAIPAAVAPTVTVNAPAGVAQTTRLPQRQIRHFKGDILEWTSFWESFNTAVHSSSLSTVQKFDYLKEYLKGEARLFVENLELTDANYQIAIDELQKTYGKKEVLISAHFEKLDSLQSVRDAKDVAALRNLQLTIQSHISALETLGKGKSTYGSLLGTKLIKLVPYKLQEKWSEVETNDSTDIDCVLKFIRDQTEAAERFGRLKVAEKPKQAQSNPQPKHAPPPATASQLATGARMNSANPVKPNQKAENNSLHSNTGPREASRPCIFCNQGHWPSKCPKNLKERKAVIAELQRCTNCFGTRHANKDCTSPRNCNRCGGRHHTALCERKDTRFSDASGAGATSSTVSGNAATITTACASIFGDIVLKTATVFVIGPDGREKKTILFADKGSHRTWVLKSISEDLNLEKKQVESLSVRVFQQENESPPELKNLVEFKVRGTWQGAPIINLLALESEFIANTGPYIKSRFAEQLWLKDERLADDRFDRPQTEEEHPSGILVGMDQINLIIDSGAAIQSPCGLRAYNTPFGKMLGGPSKETSSKTGRNIIHNNLRQFNESFSSPVEKINLGDRKFQSPNPN